Proteins from a single region of Rhodovibrio salinarum DSM 9154:
- a CDS encoding MFS transporter, with protein sequence MTQSANQTGVSPARVTLRAILTVFLPFAGGYYLSYLYRSVNAVIADTLTADVGLSASDLGLLTSAYFVAFSAFQIPLGLLLDRYGARRVHGLLLLLAAAGALGFALGEGLLQLWLARALIGLGVAGGLMAALKAITQWFPEHRWPVVNGCFLAMGGVGAMSATAPVEWLLQVTDWRGIFAGLAAATLAVAVLILSIVPDRRDTHFPQSLSEQLTGVRHVFADRFFWRLAPMAFLCMATSLSIQGLWAGPWLRDVAGFDHAGVAQTLFMLAAAVTVGYVFWGTVADWLSRHGVPLTRTLGMGVALFLTALGCITFELDRTALWPWLFLGLMGNVTALSYTVVSRHFPLALSGRATTALNLLVFLGAFGVQSAIGGIIDLVAAGQTDPYPAAAYQVAFATFLALCLLAWLWYLLAARFARA encoded by the coding sequence ATGACCCAGTCCGCCAACCAAACGGGCGTGTCGCCCGCGCGCGTCACGCTGCGTGCGATTTTGACCGTGTTCCTGCCGTTCGCCGGTGGCTATTACCTGAGTTACCTGTACCGCTCGGTGAACGCGGTGATCGCCGATACGTTGACGGCCGACGTCGGCCTGAGCGCGAGCGACCTGGGTCTGTTGACCAGCGCCTACTTCGTCGCCTTCTCCGCCTTCCAGATCCCCTTGGGGCTGCTGCTCGACCGCTACGGCGCGCGCAGAGTGCACGGTCTGTTGTTGCTGCTGGCCGCCGCCGGTGCGCTCGGCTTCGCGTTGGGGGAGGGGTTGTTGCAGCTGTGGCTGGCGCGCGCGCTGATCGGCCTGGGGGTCGCCGGTGGGCTGATGGCCGCGTTGAAAGCGATTACGCAGTGGTTTCCGGAACACCGGTGGCCAGTGGTTAACGGCTGCTTTCTGGCGATGGGCGGGGTGGGCGCGATGTCGGCGACCGCGCCGGTGGAATGGCTGCTGCAGGTGACCGACTGGCGCGGCATTTTCGCGGGTCTTGCGGCGGCGACGTTGGCGGTGGCGGTGTTGATCCTCTCGATCGTTCCGGACCGGCGGGACACGCATTTTCCGCAGTCGTTAAGCGAGCAACTGACGGGCGTGCGTCATGTGTTCGCCGACCGTTTTTTCTGGCGTTTGGCGCCGATGGCGTTTTTGTGCATGGCCACCAGCCTGTCGATCCAGGGGCTATGGGCTGGTCCTTGGCTGCGCGACGTTGCCGGTTTCGATCACGCGGGCGTGGCGCAGACGCTCTTCATGCTGGCTGCGGCGGTGACGGTCGGCTACGTCTTTTGGGGTACGGTGGCGGATTGGCTGAGCCGGCACGGCGTGCCGTTGACGCGCACGCTTGGCATGGGCGTGGCGCTGTTCCTGACCGCGCTTGGCTGCATCACCTTCGAACTCGACCGCACCGCCCTGTGGCCCTGGCTCTTCCTGGGTCTGATGGGGAATGTCACTGCGCTCAGCTACACCGTGGTGTCCCGGCACTTTCCGCTGGCGCTGTCAGGCCGTGCGACCACCGCGCTCAATCTGCTGGTGTTTCTCGGGGCCTTTGGGGTGCAGTCGGCGATCGGTGGCATCATCGACCTGGTCGCGGCGGGCCAGACGGACCCTTATCCGGCCGCCGCGTACCAAGTCGCGTTCGCCACCTTCCTGGCGCTCTGTTTGCTGGCGTGGCTGTGGTACCTGCTTGCCGCCCGTTTCGCGCGGGCGTAG
- a CDS encoding glucan biosynthesis protein — MTGLTRRTMLQLSAAAGLARLFTGPAQAQAPDGLKLGPAESFSYEWLKRHARELAAQPYDAPPRPDPEIVQRIDYDAHGKLDYRMNYALFPESAYPISFQHVGMYFPKTVQMHKLTGSGDAREVLYDPGYFDVGPDHVASDLPEKPSAFAGFWVHQPRSEGPLSEVEPWATFLGGCYFRGIGESGQIGMSARGVALDPGGSGAEEFPDFRAFWFEPAASEAEPVTVYALLDGPSVTGAYKFLLHRNEGVVMDIEANLHLRKKVERLGLAPLTSMYWFSETRKETMTDWRPEVHDSDGLYMWTGNGERIWRPLNNPDRISISSFQDRNPRGFGLMQRDREFDNYLDGVRYHRRPSSWVEPLHDWGPGVVQLVEIPTDDEIHDNINAIWIPDGDHGAGTEYHLNYKLYWMDDCPYPSDLARCVATRLGHGGQAGRANPKDKRKFVVEFKGGPLEDLPKGTIPEPVLTASRGSFSNQRTEAVPNDVPGHWRTMFDLTIDGADPIELRCYLRTDDQVLTETWLYQYHPLAEEA; from the coding sequence ATGACCGGCCTGACCCGTCGTACAATGCTGCAGCTTTCCGCCGCCGCGGGCCTCGCGCGGCTGTTCACCGGCCCGGCGCAGGCCCAGGCGCCCGACGGTCTGAAGCTCGGACCAGCGGAATCGTTCTCCTACGAGTGGCTTAAGCGCCACGCCCGTGAACTTGCCGCCCAACCGTACGACGCGCCGCCACGCCCCGATCCGGAAATCGTGCAGAGGATCGACTACGACGCACACGGCAAGCTCGACTATCGGATGAACTACGCGCTCTTCCCCGAGAGCGCCTATCCGATCTCCTTCCAGCACGTTGGGATGTACTTCCCCAAGACGGTGCAGATGCACAAGCTGACCGGCAGTGGCGACGCACGCGAGGTGCTGTACGATCCGGGCTATTTCGATGTCGGCCCGGACCACGTCGCCTCCGATCTGCCGGAAAAGCCCTCGGCATTCGCAGGCTTCTGGGTGCACCAGCCACGCAGTGAAGGGCCGCTGTCCGAGGTCGAGCCGTGGGCGACCTTCCTGGGCGGCTGCTATTTCCGCGGCATCGGCGAATCCGGTCAGATCGGCATGTCCGCGCGCGGCGTCGCTCTCGACCCCGGGGGATCGGGGGCGGAAGAGTTCCCGGACTTCCGCGCCTTCTGGTTCGAGCCGGCGGCGAGCGAGGCGGAGCCCGTCACGGTCTACGCTCTGCTGGACGGCCCGTCGGTCACCGGCGCCTACAAGTTCCTGCTCCACCGCAACGAAGGCGTGGTGATGGACATCGAGGCCAACCTTCACCTGCGCAAGAAGGTGGAACGGCTGGGCCTGGCCCCGCTGACCTCGATGTACTGGTTCTCCGAGACCCGCAAGGAAACCATGACCGATTGGCGGCCGGAAGTGCACGATTCCGACGGCCTGTACATGTGGACCGGGAATGGCGAGCGGATCTGGCGGCCGCTCAATAACCCCGACCGGATATCCATTTCCAGCTTCCAGGACCGCAACCCGCGCGGCTTCGGCTTGATGCAGCGGGATCGCGAGTTCGACAACTATCTGGATGGCGTACGCTACCATCGCCGTCCGTCGAGTTGGGTGGAGCCGCTGCACGACTGGGGCCCCGGCGTGGTTCAGCTGGTCGAGATTCCGACCGATGATGAAATCCACGACAACATCAACGCGATCTGGATCCCCGACGGCGATCACGGAGCGGGTACGGAATACCACCTGAACTACAAGCTGTACTGGATGGATGACTGCCCCTATCCCAGCGACCTGGCGCGCTGCGTCGCCACGCGGCTGGGCCATGGCGGCCAGGCTGGCCGGGCGAACCCCAAGGACAAACGCAAGTTCGTGGTCGAGTTCAAGGGCGGCCCACTGGAGGACCTGCCCAAGGGCACGATCCCGGAGCCGGTGCTCACCGCCTCGCGCGGCAGCTTCTCGAACCAGCGCACGGAAGCGGTGCCGAACGATGTACCGGGCCACTGGCGCACCATGTTCGACCTGACGATCGACGGCGCCGACCCGATCGAACTGCGCTGCTACTTGCGTACCGACGATCAGGTCCTGACCGAAACCTGGCTCTACCAGTACCACCCACTGGCCGAAGAGGCGTAA
- a CDS encoding methyl-accepting chemotaxis protein has translation MQAETALTMERLDALDAIGTAVTDQQNGVRGFVASGDPVDLDPYRDGRETYKAEMAHLRAMVPADDPLRARLGELDQAIAKWRAEAAEPQISLMQHPDTVSQARALGATGAGAAEMNAFNTLLTDLTGAAATAVEDRSEAQHTAFVWTYFAAAIGGLLALAIAGVMGVWLYRGLGGPVVRMTGAMRALADGNNAAIIPDTDRRDEIGEMAQAVDVFKQAMERNAEMAREAAEQQEKQAARGRKVEELTKNFDAAIGELLKTLDNSTNELSTSADNMSSVAEETTRQSTSAASAADQASANVNAVASATEELSSSIKEISRQVAQSARLADDTSQEAGEANTVVSKLDSNAREIGDVVQLINDIAEQTNLLALNATIEAARAGDAGKGFAVVAQEVKSLANQTSKATEEIGRQINGMQSATSSTVSALQKIITRISEMHEITTTVASAVEEQESATGEIARNVEQAAEGANEVSRNISGVSEAASTGGSSANQVLQASNDLKAEAERLRSEVDTFLQEVRAA, from the coding sequence ATGCAGGCTGAGACCGCGCTTACGATGGAGCGCCTCGACGCCCTTGATGCGATCGGAACGGCCGTAACCGACCAGCAGAACGGCGTCCGCGGCTTTGTCGCCAGTGGCGACCCGGTTGATCTCGATCCCTACCGCGACGGGCGGGAAACCTATAAGGCTGAGATGGCCCATCTGCGCGCCATGGTGCCGGCCGACGATCCGCTTCGCGCGCGCCTCGGCGAGCTCGATCAGGCGATTGCTAAGTGGCGCGCCGAGGCAGCCGAACCGCAGATTTCGCTGATGCAGCACCCGGACACGGTGTCGCAAGCCCGTGCGCTTGGGGCGACAGGTGCGGGCGCCGCCGAGATGAACGCGTTTAACACGTTGCTGACAGATTTGACCGGCGCGGCGGCTACGGCCGTCGAGGACCGCAGCGAAGCGCAGCATACGGCGTTCGTGTGGACATATTTCGCCGCAGCCATCGGCGGCCTGCTTGCCCTGGCGATCGCCGGGGTGATGGGCGTGTGGCTCTATCGCGGTCTTGGCGGGCCGGTTGTCCGCATGACCGGTGCCATGCGCGCACTTGCCGATGGCAACAATGCGGCGATCATCCCGGATACCGATCGCCGCGATGAGATCGGTGAGATGGCCCAGGCCGTGGACGTCTTCAAACAGGCGATGGAGCGCAACGCCGAAATGGCGCGCGAGGCGGCCGAGCAGCAGGAGAAGCAGGCGGCGCGCGGGCGCAAAGTCGAAGAGCTGACGAAGAATTTCGACGCGGCGATCGGCGAGCTTCTGAAGACCCTCGATAATTCGACGAACGAACTCTCGACCAGCGCCGACAACATGTCCTCGGTGGCGGAAGAGACGACCCGCCAGTCGACCTCGGCCGCGTCGGCTGCCGACCAGGCTTCCGCGAACGTCAACGCGGTGGCGAGTGCGACGGAGGAGCTCTCCTCCTCGATCAAGGAGATCAGCCGTCAGGTCGCGCAGTCGGCGCGCCTTGCCGACGACACCAGCCAGGAGGCGGGTGAGGCGAACACCGTGGTCTCGAAGCTGGACTCCAACGCGCGCGAGATCGGCGACGTCGTCCAGTTGATCAACGACATCGCGGAGCAGACCAACCTGCTGGCCCTGAACGCGACGATCGAAGCCGCCCGTGCGGGTGATGCCGGGAAGGGCTTTGCCGTCGTCGCACAGGAGGTGAAGTCCCTGGCGAATCAGACCTCCAAGGCGACGGAGGAGATTGGTCGGCAGATCAACGGCATGCAGTCGGCGACCTCCTCCACGGTTTCGGCATTGCAGAAGATCATCACCCGGATCAGCGAGATGCACGAGATCACCACCACCGTCGCCTCGGCTGTGGAGGAGCAGGAAAGCGCCACCGGTGAGATCGCCCGCAACGTCGAGCAGGCGGCAGAAGGCGCGAATGAGGTCTCCCGCAATATCTCTGGCGTCAGCGAAGCTGCATCGACCGGAGGCTCGTCAGCTAATCAAGTCCTGCAAGCGTCGAACGATCTGAAGGCCGAGGCTGAACGCCTCCGCTCGGAAGTCGATACCTTCCTGCAGGAAGTTCGGGCGGCTTGA
- a CDS encoding DMT family transporter, whose translation MSALSDHAKGLVITALGVLVLSPDALLLRLLTVDPFTTVFWRALLMGITLASVLALVYRGRADRAVRAVGGWGLISAQIYALNMISFVYSIHHTSAANTLVIIAAAPLFAAILSRVFLGEGVRPETWAATVIVLGGIAVVFWDGLAQGTWNGDLAALVTALCLASNFTILRHRKHIDMVPATALGGFIAAGVLLLIGAATPGSPNGQDWLVLALLGFFVVPVAFGLITIGPRYITAPEVGLLMLLETVLGPLWVWLALGERASALSLTGGGIVLVTLAIYFTWRLYGRRAVAAADSSG comes from the coding sequence GTGTCCGCCCTGTCCGACCATGCCAAGGGGCTTGTGATCACAGCCCTGGGTGTTCTTGTGCTGTCGCCGGACGCGCTGCTGCTGCGTCTGCTCACGGTCGATCCTTTTACGACCGTGTTCTGGCGCGCGCTGTTGATGGGAATCACCTTGGCATCGGTGCTGGCGCTGGTCTACCGCGGCCGGGCGGATCGGGCTGTGCGCGCGGTCGGCGGCTGGGGGCTGATCTCCGCGCAGATCTACGCGCTCAACATGATCAGCTTCGTTTACTCGATCCATCACACCTCCGCCGCCAACACGCTCGTGATCATCGCTGCCGCGCCGTTGTTCGCCGCGATTCTGAGCCGCGTCTTCCTGGGCGAGGGCGTGCGCCCGGAAACCTGGGCGGCGACCGTGATCGTGCTGGGCGGCATTGCGGTGGTGTTCTGGGACGGCCTCGCCCAGGGAACCTGGAATGGCGACCTGGCCGCGTTGGTGACCGCGCTGTGCCTGGCCAGCAACTTCACCATCCTGCGCCATCGCAAGCACATCGACATGGTCCCGGCGACGGCCCTCGGTGGCTTCATCGCCGCCGGTGTCCTGTTGCTGATCGGAGCGGCTACGCCAGGGAGCCCGAATGGGCAGGACTGGTTGGTGCTGGCGCTGCTCGGTTTCTTCGTCGTCCCGGTCGCCTTTGGGCTGATCACGATCGGCCCACGCTACATCACCGCGCCCGAGGTCGGCCTGTTGATGCTGCTGGAAACGGTGCTGGGTCCGCTGTGGGTTTGGCTCGCGCTGGGCGAGCGGGCGAGCGCGCTGTCTTTGACGGGTGGGGGCATCGTGCTGGTGACGTTGGCGATCTACTTCACCTGGCGCCTGTACGGGCGGCGCGCCGTTGCGGCTGCGGACTCTTCCGGGTAA
- a CDS encoding MFS transporter translates to MLKTLAPVVALLVSVALLLMGNGLQGTLLPLRAQLEAFGALQIGWLGSAYFAGFALGSWAGPRFVRRVGHIRAFTALAAIASATVLGHALAIQPDVWLPLRAVTGFCLAGLYVVMESWLNAQATNATRGAILSVYTTINLTVITLGQLLVAVLEPQTFVPFAVAAMLIALAGVPLALTTSKPPAGPTATGIRPLWLYRISPVGLVGCFAVGLANGPFWTLAPAFAVANGLDSGGVGLFMALVVLGGAVGQWPAGRLSDKLDRRYVILGTCILAAGAGIALVAAALHRPALLPYAGLAFGAFAIPLYALCVAHTNDFVPSGQFVQASAGLLLASALGSAFGPALASFVMAQAGSVSLFAFSAGVHLLLAAFVFVRLRTRAAPEAKAPFVAVPRTSTGLSTLDPRAGKR, encoded by the coding sequence ATGCTCAAGACTCTCGCGCCCGTCGTGGCGCTGCTCGTTTCGGTCGCGCTGTTGCTGATGGGCAACGGGCTGCAGGGCACGCTTCTGCCCCTGCGCGCCCAGTTGGAAGCGTTCGGGGCGCTGCAGATCGGCTGGCTGGGATCGGCCTATTTCGCCGGTTTCGCGCTCGGCAGTTGGGCGGGACCGCGATTCGTTCGGCGGGTCGGGCACATCCGGGCGTTCACGGCGTTGGCGGCAATCGCCTCGGCGACCGTGTTGGGCCACGCGTTGGCGATCCAGCCGGACGTCTGGTTGCCGTTGCGGGCCGTAACCGGTTTTTGCCTGGCCGGTTTGTACGTCGTCATGGAAAGCTGGCTGAACGCGCAGGCGACCAACGCCACCCGTGGGGCGATCCTGTCGGTCTACACCACGATCAACCTGACGGTGATCACGCTGGGCCAGCTGCTGGTCGCGGTGCTGGAGCCGCAGACCTTCGTGCCGTTCGCCGTTGCGGCGATGCTGATCGCGTTGGCCGGCGTGCCACTCGCGCTCACCACCTCCAAGCCGCCGGCTGGGCCGACGGCAACCGGCATCCGGCCGCTGTGGCTTTACCGCATTTCGCCGGTCGGGTTGGTCGGTTGTTTCGCTGTGGGGCTTGCCAACGGGCCGTTCTGGACGCTCGCGCCCGCGTTCGCCGTCGCCAATGGGCTGGACAGCGGCGGGGTCGGGCTGTTCATGGCTCTGGTGGTTCTGGGGGGCGCGGTCGGGCAGTGGCCGGCCGGACGGCTGTCGGACAAGCTCGACCGTCGCTACGTCATCCTGGGCACGTGCATCTTGGCGGCCGGGGCCGGGATCGCGTTGGTCGCCGCGGCGCTACACCGGCCGGCGTTGCTGCCCTATGCGGGGCTGGCGTTCGGTGCTTTTGCGATCCCGCTGTATGCGCTGTGCGTGGCGCATACGAACGACTTCGTGCCGTCCGGTCAGTTCGTTCAGGCGTCCGCTGGTTTGCTGCTGGCGAGTGCACTCGGCTCGGCGTTCGGCCCGGCCCTGGCATCGTTCGTGATGGCGCAGGCAGGCAGTGTCAGCCTGTTCGCTTTCTCCGCCGGCGTGCATCTGCTGCTCGCCGCGTTCGTGTTCGTCCGCCTGCGCACGCGCGCCGCGCCGGAGGCGAAGGCCCCGTTCGTGGCCGTGCCGCGGACCTCCACGGGGTTGAGCACGCTGGACCCACGTGCTGGCAAGCGTTAG
- a CDS encoding putative manganese transporter produces the protein MTTLAANAKSSLWDVGRYLRQLGVAKLLLLAAVFGLLLFTSAETRGIIFAALSDAYLQVSVFVAATLGAIYYLEHRFDVDVSAVLRKYQRWQVPVAALLGALPGCGAAVAVVTQYVRGAISFGSLVAVLTATMGDAAFLLLAAEPTTGLMVFAIGMLVGTITGYTIDAIHGQDFLRADHAEVPDHMPRKTLPRLNRLRPLWAVLLLPGLVLGTLDLMTINTNALFGPFAAHDPTQIIGVTGALLAFAMWTLDPELRFDPGVSRAGGPFVRTVDATNFVTVWVIVGFLIYELGVHFTGVDLAALFDTWAPLIPALAVLVGFLPGCGPQIVVTTLYITGAMPLSGQLGNAISNDGDALFPALAIAPRAAFIATIYSGVPALLVGYGTYLLWG, from the coding sequence GTGACGACCCTAGCGGCAAACGCGAAGAGCAGTCTTTGGGACGTGGGCAGATACCTGCGCCAGCTGGGTGTGGCGAAGTTGCTGCTGCTCGCCGCCGTGTTCGGTCTGTTGCTGTTCACCTCGGCAGAAACGCGCGGGATCATCTTCGCCGCGCTGTCGGATGCCTACCTTCAGGTCAGCGTGTTCGTCGCGGCGACGCTGGGCGCGATTTACTATTTGGAGCACCGCTTCGACGTCGACGTCAGCGCGGTGCTGCGCAAGTACCAACGCTGGCAGGTGCCGGTGGCGGCCCTGCTGGGGGCCCTGCCCGGCTGCGGCGCTGCCGTCGCCGTGGTCACGCAGTACGTCCGCGGCGCGATTTCGTTCGGCTCGCTGGTCGCCGTCCTGACGGCGACGATGGGCGACGCGGCCTTCCTGCTACTGGCGGCCGAACCAACCACCGGCCTGATGGTGTTCGCGATCGGCATGCTGGTCGGGACGATCACCGGCTATACGATCGACGCGATCCATGGACAGGACTTCCTGCGCGCCGATCATGCGGAAGTGCCGGATCATATGCCGCGCAAGACACTGCCGCGGCTGAATCGGTTGCGCCCGCTCTGGGCGGTCCTGCTGTTACCGGGGCTGGTCCTGGGCACGCTGGATCTGATGACGATCAACACCAATGCCCTGTTCGGCCCGTTCGCGGCGCATGACCCGACGCAGATCATCGGTGTCACCGGCGCGTTGCTCGCGTTCGCGATGTGGACGCTGGATCCGGAGCTGCGGTTCGATCCCGGCGTGTCGCGGGCGGGCGGACCGTTCGTGCGCACGGTGGACGCGACCAACTTCGTCACCGTCTGGGTGATCGTCGGCTTCCTGATCTACGAGCTGGGCGTGCACTTCACCGGCGTCGACCTCGCTGCCCTCTTCGACACCTGGGCCCCGCTGATCCCGGCGCTGGCGGTGCTGGTCGGCTTCCTGCCCGGCTGCGGGCCGCAGATCGTGGTCACCACGCTCTACATCACCGGCGCGATGCCGCTGTCAGGCCAACTTGGCAACGCGATCTCCAACGACGGCGACGCCCTGTTCCCGGCGCTCGCGATCGCGCCCAGGGCCGCGTTCATCGCCACGATCTACAGCGGCGTCCCGGCCCTGCTGGTCGGCTACGGCACCTACCTGCTCTGGGGCTGA
- a CDS encoding PAS domain-containing sensor histidine kinase, with translation MSGRHSDILQSLMRFREKHRLLVDLFLYTALFVVLLVKLIAIDAFDLMHEFTRTHEHWELDEIILALWCLAVTACAFLVQRWRFDRREKRALEARHHDLERAVESAPYAVMMTDTALEQPGPRILYVNRAFEEMTGWSRTEILGRTPRVLQGPKTDRRVLATLAANLRAGRTWHGEAVNYRRDGRPFNMAWSVSAVRASSGETLRYMAIQRDVTEQRKTQAARDHLSALVDRLMEAASEGILVADKDGQIVHFGAGAEKIFGWSSSEIVGQSASVLIPERRRSIYPDAASMFEQNVTQSGVRGRADNFIGLRRDGQEFPASATISHLLCEENQGYAVILRDLTQQRLAERALRESERRFRALFDRAYQSIFLLDIQGRVRELNATAQAALGLSSVAQGGMPFWDLSWWVHPDDAKSRLQDAVGRAAGGETVRVVMATSSPEGTERMLDLSLKPVRGDDDGVTMLVAEGRDVTELLQHQAELERSAARMRNAQRIGRMNSWFYDPVEDVYYVDGSENTLFDFSIYGDRIDGPEARSWTAPEDRERVEAAFWNSLATGSVYDVEHRVCLPGGTSAVVHVRAEAIRKSDGTVEGLVGVAQDITEQHKTQQELIDARNAAEAASEAKSRFLATMGHELRTPLNAINGFAQLMSSEIFGPIGNEKYTEYARHIHESGEHLLEVINSILDVSRLERGTLALVEETFAIAPVIESAVALLQPAAAAREVRLDVHVANTSMLRADKRLIKQVILNLVNNAVKFSYPGGRISIDGAVRDDGGYLIAVTDHGVGIPQEAMDNVMLPFVQADDALHRRHEGIGLGLYLVKAFLDLHGGQVHLESVPDQGTRVTVVLPAWRVRTIRMAETVESEYIT, from the coding sequence ATGAGTGGCCGGCATTCAGATATCCTGCAGTCGTTGATGCGCTTCCGGGAGAAGCATCGCCTGCTGGTCGACCTATTCCTCTATACCGCGCTCTTTGTCGTTTTACTGGTCAAACTCATTGCGATTGATGCGTTTGATCTGATGCACGAGTTCACCCGTACGCACGAGCATTGGGAGCTCGACGAAATCATCCTCGCGCTGTGGTGCCTCGCCGTCACAGCGTGCGCTTTTCTTGTTCAGCGATGGCGCTTCGATCGACGGGAGAAGCGCGCGCTGGAAGCCCGTCACCATGATCTGGAGCGTGCCGTCGAGTCCGCCCCCTATGCGGTCATGATGACCGACACCGCGCTCGAGCAGCCGGGTCCGCGCATTTTGTACGTCAATCGCGCGTTCGAGGAGATGACTGGCTGGTCCCGTACCGAAATTCTCGGGCGTACGCCACGGGTGCTTCAAGGACCGAAAACCGATCGCCGAGTTCTGGCAACCCTCGCCGCAAACCTGCGTGCGGGGCGGACTTGGCACGGCGAGGCGGTCAACTACCGCCGCGATGGCCGCCCGTTCAATATGGCCTGGTCGGTTTCGGCGGTGCGCGCCAGCAGTGGCGAGACGCTGCGCTACATGGCCATCCAGCGGGACGTCACCGAGCAGCGGAAGACGCAGGCGGCTCGCGACCATCTCAGCGCTCTGGTCGATCGCCTTATGGAAGCGGCCTCGGAAGGCATTCTCGTCGCTGACAAGGACGGCCAGATCGTTCATTTCGGTGCTGGGGCCGAGAAGATATTCGGATGGTCCAGCAGTGAGATTGTTGGCCAGTCGGCGAGTGTTCTGATCCCAGAGCGCCGGCGTAGCATCTATCCCGACGCCGCCAGCATGTTCGAGCAGAACGTGACGCAGTCGGGCGTTCGGGGCAGGGCGGATAACTTTATCGGCCTTCGCCGCGATGGTCAGGAATTCCCTGCTTCGGCCACGATTTCCCACCTGCTTTGCGAGGAGAATCAAGGCTACGCCGTGATTTTGCGCGATCTCACGCAGCAGCGTCTTGCGGAACGTGCCCTCCGCGAGAGCGAGCGGCGTTTCCGCGCGCTTTTCGACAGGGCATACCAGTCCATTTTCTTGCTCGATATCCAGGGGCGGGTTCGTGAGTTGAATGCGACGGCGCAGGCCGCCCTTGGTCTATCGTCCGTGGCGCAAGGGGGGATGCCCTTCTGGGACCTGTCGTGGTGGGTCCATCCCGACGACGCGAAGAGCCGCCTTCAGGACGCGGTTGGCCGGGCCGCCGGAGGCGAGACCGTGCGTGTGGTGATGGCGACATCGAGCCCTGAGGGGACGGAACGTATGCTCGATTTGTCGCTTAAGCCCGTTCGAGGCGACGATGACGGTGTGACGATGCTGGTCGCAGAAGGGCGTGACGTCACGGAACTGCTGCAGCATCAAGCCGAACTGGAACGCAGCGCAGCCCGCATGCGCAACGCCCAGCGCATCGGCCGGATGAACAGTTGGTTCTATGACCCGGTCGAAGATGTTTACTACGTTGATGGCAGTGAGAATACGCTCTTCGATTTCTCGATTTATGGCGACCGGATTGACGGGCCGGAGGCCAGGAGCTGGACGGCTCCCGAGGATCGCGAGCGGGTTGAGGCGGCCTTTTGGAACTCCTTGGCGACCGGGTCGGTCTACGACGTTGAACACCGGGTGTGTCTGCCAGGCGGAACATCCGCCGTTGTGCATGTCCGTGCGGAGGCCATCCGGAAATCGGATGGAACCGTCGAGGGCCTAGTCGGCGTTGCTCAGGATATTACCGAGCAACACAAGACTCAGCAGGAGTTGATCGACGCCCGGAACGCCGCCGAGGCCGCCAGTGAGGCGAAGTCCCGGTTTCTCGCGACGATGGGACACGAGCTGCGTACGCCGCTCAACGCCATCAACGGCTTCGCGCAACTCATGTCCAGTGAGATCTTCGGGCCGATCGGAAACGAGAAGTACACCGAATACGCGCGCCATATCCATGAGAGCGGCGAACATCTTTTAGAAGTCATCAACAGTATCCTCGATGTCTCGCGCCTCGAACGGGGAACCTTGGCGCTTGTTGAAGAGACGTTCGCAATTGCCCCGGTTATCGAGAGTGCCGTTGCGTTGCTGCAGCCCGCTGCTGCGGCCCGGGAGGTGCGGCTCGATGTCCACGTTGCGAATACGAGCATGCTGCGGGCAGACAAGCGTTTGATTAAGCAGGTGATCTTGAACCTGGTGAACAACGCCGTGAAGTTCTCTTATCCCGGCGGACGAATCTCGATTGACGGCGCGGTGCGCGATGACGGGGGTTATTTAATTGCCGTGACCGACCATGGTGTCGGCATTCCGCAGGAAGCCATGGACAACGTTATGCTGCCGTTCGTCCAGGCGGACGATGCCCTGCATCGCCGTCACGAGGGGATCGGGCTCGGTCTGTATTTGGTGAAAGCCTTCCTGGATCTGCACGGCGGTCAGGTGCACCTCGAAAGTGTGCCGGATCAGGGGACGCGGGTTACGGTTGTGCTCCCGGCGTGGCGGGTCCGGACGATCCGGATGGCAGAGACAGTCGAATCTGAATATATCACCTAA
- the hspQ gene encoding heat shock protein HspQ, with the protein MSEQQAKFNVGQIIHHTKFGYRGVIVDVDPEFRGSEQWYQVMARSQPPKDKPWYHVLVHEATHRTYVAERHLEPDDTGQQVDHPELGDFFDTFVGGRYARTRAVN; encoded by the coding sequence ATGAGCGAGCAGCAGGCAAAGTTCAACGTGGGCCAGATAATCCACCACACGAAGTTCGGCTACCGCGGGGTTATCGTCGACGTCGACCCCGAGTTCCGCGGCAGCGAGCAATGGTATCAGGTGATGGCCCGCAGCCAGCCGCCCAAAGACAAGCCCTGGTACCATGTGCTGGTCCACGAGGCCACGCACCGCACCTACGTCGCCGAACGCCATCTGGAACCCGACGACACCGGCCAGCAGGTCGACCACCCGGAACTGGGCGACTTCTTCGATACCTTCGTGGGGGGCCGATACGCCCGGACACGGGCAGTCAATTAA